Genomic window (Magnolia sinica isolate HGM2019 chromosome 6, MsV1, whole genome shotgun sequence):
TATCTGACTTTGAAACGCTCGTACATTTCCTTTCACGTCTCCCTACCTCTCTCCAGTCTCCACCCGACAAGACAATGTAAGTACATTTCTCAGGTCCACTCAACAAGGCCTTACGAGTCGAGTACATGAGTTGAGTatgagtcgagtaccgagtcgagtaacTCTcaactcgtactctactcgtaatcaaaatgagtttcaAAAACCCACTcgtactcggctcaaactcatgacgagtcgagtcgagtcaagtaatTCCGAGTCGAGCGAGTCGAGTAACCGAGCATACTCttctcgtgtacagctctaatgatGATATCCCTAGTAGGAGTGTACATCGAGCTGAACtagcctcaactcgactcagcttgaacactcaactcgaacttggctcggctcagtccttgagtctgtctggccagcttggctcgattCGGTCAGTAGCTTGAGCCAAGCTCGCCATTGaaccattttcacaaacacttgaactgcaactttaaaaatccactgttttacaaacaaagaCAATGATTTTAcgtgtgtttgataaaataccttctaaataacataaaaaccaaaaaaataaaaatgtatttgtttaatgtacataccttgcttgccactaACCAAACCTTCCGTGcaaccagccacatttcgttgggtcattttatcaaacagttggtgagctatcaaacagttggtgagcaacatcaatggcaaagtaatcgagtcaccaaacaggtttgatctgagttcgattcgagctggagtCAAGCTgaattcgatccgagtcaagtcaagctggggctgctcgaactcatttttgagcttaaaaaatcagctcaactcagctcgaactcaacttcgaatcaagtcgaattgagctttttcgagtcaagtcgagcgagctaaccaagccggttcgtgtacacccctaatcccCGGTGCCTGACTCTTAGGCACCCACTGTGATggaagtattttatccactccgtctatctgttttgccagctcattttaggtcagagaccaaaaaattaatcatattgaaagctcaagtggaccacaccacgagaaacagtggggattcaacgCCTActctgaaaacttcttgggggccacggaagttttggatcaatctgatatttgtgttttcccttcatccatgtatgtgtgaccttatgaacaagttggatggaaaataaacatcatcctaggcctaggaagttttcaacggtggacatcactcCTCActttttctggtggtgtggtccatttgagctttggatctgtctcaattttgggctcatgccctaaaatgagctgtcaaaacagatggacggcgtggataaaacacttacatcaaggtggggcatccCATCTTCACGGTAGGAcacatttggatggtttggatgccgTAGTAATAACACGTGAAACCCCACCACTTGACTTGGATTGCGGGGCGTTTTACATTATTTTAAACGGTGTGATCCGTCGTATGATTGGATTGACCTGAGTTTTGAGATCATCCGGGTGAGCAGCAGCTTTTGGACGGACAGGATATCATACACaaaccatgtgggtcccacaagagtTCTAACCAGTTGAGCTGCTCCAACATCTTTGGTAATCGAAGTATAGAACTTTCCATCGTTATGAGAAGGCCTCAAGTCCAACCACCACATGGTTCACCAAACCGACAACTTCCAATCCATTAAGTAAATgcgacatccaaaccgtccaataggttggccccaccatgcagATCATTTAATGCAAAGATCCACCCCATTAACTGATCAGGTGATCCACtccatagagagagagaaaatctaGCCTTTGATAAGTAGCAAAAAACAAGTGTGGACCACTGAATCTggctttttttttccctattggatggattggatgtcctcATTGGTTAGGCCTGGTTCTTTGGACCGTATATTTAGATCGTGGGCCCACCTGAATGAACGTCCTGGATCAAGCACAATTACCCCACTGGAGGGCTCAATCAACATATTTACACGTACACCTCTACATTCATACACGTGCATGCATGGTTTGTCTGACCTTCGGTTTGGATTTTGTAACACAGCTGTGTATGCAACATCTACTGTGGTCGAGTCGGTTAGGAAAGCACAGGAACAGAACTCTTCACTACTACTGGCTCGTGCATTGGAAGCCTGCCAAGGAAGGATGGTAAGCTCTAAACTCCTCTTTTCATGTGAATCACTTGTAAGATttctattaagtgggccacacatgatcaatggtttggatgatttgAAAGTTGGATATTTAGATTGTGCAACTGCTGGGCCCCACTATAGTTGTGATTGATTCAAATATGTAATGAGGCTGTGTGCATTATGTATCATGGTTTTTGGATTTTCAGTTAAGATAGATGATTAGAAATTCAgagatggtccacattcaatgggcaAAACTTATATTTGGACCTCTAGATTTAATGATTTTTTGTCTATATCCCATCATGCCAAGTGATGCAATAGAATGGGGAACTTAAATGACACTTGACACAATAGCATTTTTTAAATGGGGGCGACTTCATGCAGTAGATGCATAGATAGAAGAGGAGATCACCATCTTCTTTTCAAAATAGTTTCTGAATTTATCTTTGTTGCCTCGTGGACGAAAGATGTAAGTCTTTGGATAAAAGTCGTTGGGTATTTTAATGCAGACCTGGGCTATACTATGCCTATCGAAGCTACTGAGAATATTAAGTTAGTCGTAGCCTCCAAAGGGTACAAGGACTTCGATCTGACTCAAGGAAATGTAAGTATAGAATTCcagaacaccctgatccataactcaactggtagattgagtggagatatttggtttcaacacttgaggtcttggtatcgatccccagtgggggtggctaacagtgcatGTACTGACAATAAGTATAGAATTCCAGATTTATGTCCAATTAAGTCAAGACATGGTAAAAGGACTCCATAACAAATTTTAAATAGGAAAGTAAATGAAGAAATATTGGTAAGAACCAATGACTTCTTTAACAATACTAATATCCAAAAGAAAACAGAAGAAATGGTAaaaagctcatctaatctatggGAATTGAAATAAGCAATCTCAAAAGTTAAACAACAGAAAGAACTAAACTTTGTCCATACTAATCCTCAAACTGGAAACATAACACTCCTGTTTAAACCAGCCAAATACATATCTAACATAGATCAAAAAGAAGAATTTAAAAAGTTGCCAATCAGATTCATGGAATCTATGATATCCTGCCACTTAGAAAAAGGAGAGACCAGCACATTTCGAAACAAGCCAACATCATATGACGACAGGTTCAATGTTTTAACAGGAACTTCGAATGAACAAGATCACATAGGATTAACATGCCTTGTACTATCGAAAATAATAAAACCTTAGAAGAGTTAGAAAAAGACTTCGAAACAAAAACTAAACCTATAGGAAATGATAGCTTTCTAAAACCATAGCTAGAATAGTTATGGCTGAAACCGTAGTCTCATACCAAGCAGGACCAAGCACTCAAACTAACCTTATAGACCAAGTCCGAAACGATAATAGGTGAGAACAAGACCTTAGAAGAACCAGACAAGCATATATACCAATATATGAACAAATAAAAGAAAGACTAGAATAGTTATGGCTGAAACCATAGTCTCATACCAAGCAGGACCAAGCACTCAAACTAACCTTATAGACCAAGTTGTTGTCCGAAACAAAAGTAGGTGAGAACAAGATCTTAGAAGAACCAGACAAGCATATATACCAATATATGAACAAATAAAAGCAAGACCTAGATTTTTTAAAGACCTGCCTACAGAAAGTCAAGCATTTCAAggtaaaaagaaaatggtcaaaaTTTGGTTTTCAATTTCTAAGTTATAAGCAGCAAGTTTTGCTTTTGCTGCAAGGATCCACTAGATAAAATGATATGATGTAAAATATTAAATGAGAATAGGTAAAGTTGAATTTCTGATGTGGCATGGTTTGAAATTCCAGCAAGCCCAATGCATATGTCcggagaatttttaaaaataagatttAATAAGAGATGTGATGATATTAAGATGCTATTTAAGAGGACTAGGCTACCATGAATTTATGATATGACAGGATCCAAAATTCCGACAAGTCattgagcatacattcaatggcaaTCTGGAGAAGCATGGATGTTGAGAATGAAAGTAATGATACGATTGATGAAGTATGAATGTCAGTGATGATGGCATGATCTTTGACATACACTTGAATGTGGCTTGGATGAAGTAAGTGTATTATGGTTTGGAAGAGTTGACCTAAGTGGAATTAGGAAGCTAAGAGATAGTTAGAGGATGCTAGAGGAGGTTGAAGAAGATGAGggcttgagaactcaagcacccactctctctctctctctctctctctctctcttggtgggAGTAGCTTAGTTGTTGGTTGATGTGAAATGAAGAgaggaggggggtatttatagcccatcgGAATGATTTTTTGATAATTCTAAGGATTATGAAAGGTAAATAATGATGTTTAACTCTTGTTTTGAATCTTCTAAAAGACTTTGAGTAGAATTAGACATCTTTACCATTTCTTATAAGTTTACTATtttataaaatattattattttgagaAAGTTACAAATTTATGAGTTATATAAGCCATATTAAAAGagactttttattattattgtcaataataattatttcttttagaaattttttatctTATGGATTAAAAGTTTTTAGTGGATTCAAAGTTTATTATGCAAGAAGAAGATGGCGTATCTTCTCCTCTCCCCTTTTCACCACGCCACACATTTGTTGGAAATGCATTTAAAtgtatgtaaatgggtaatgactAATTACCAATGTAATTCCTACACTTTTTTTATGTTGACAATGACCACTTACTTTTTTTACACTAAAATCAAGAAGGAtacaaatttcatgtggggccactatgatatatgtggcttatccacgctatccatccattcgcgggataattttagggcatgaacccaaaattgaggtagattcaaagctcaagtggaccgcgctACACGAAACAGTGGGTTGAACGCTGATTGTTAAAAACCTTTCACGACCACAATTTGCTacagtgtgggccacttaagctttggatctacctcttttttgggaCTGTGACCTAAAATGCTCAAGTAAAATAATTGGACGGCTCAgatatgtcacatacatcacaatggacccagCATATTTAAATAAGCCTCTTATGCCAAAGTTTCAATGTGAAAATACCCATTGGCTATGAAACCGACATAAATAGCGAGTTATTTACTGGTATTTATATCATAATCATATTGTTACACTTAACTAGTAATATTTCTATATACAATTTTTATAGAAATAATTTAATTGAAGAGTGATAGAGATTATCATTCTATTGAGTGTTATTAATAATTACTTTGTTACTGTTAATCATTGTtatggttgtagttgttgttattgttggttctttgaatctttgatttcaaattttcaatattCTTCTGGAATTAAAAGTATAAAGTGATACATTCAAATAATTATAATTAGCTATATATCTATATATGAGATTTTAAAAAGTCTTCAGGCTAGCACATGACAATACAACTGGATCCTGACCGTTGATGCAGATCGAGATCGAAACCCTGATTCTGGACGGTGATCCCAAGGACATGATTTGTCAGGCCGCGGAGCAGCATCATGTTGATCTTGTCGTTGTAGGAAGCCGTGGCCTTGGCAAGATCAAGAGGTAATTTCCATGCGTTTTGATTTATTTTTCAACGGATAGGATCAGTCAAGTCTGTGGTATGACTGATTGAGAGAGCAGGGCTCTGGGTccctcatcaggtgggacccactttgtatGTGTTGCTGCCAGAAATCAAGGTCCTGTCATCAGCTGGACCATGTGCCTGCATTGAATGTAGATCGTTGATCAGTTCCTTTTGACCGTCCGTATTTTCATGTGTGTTAAGTCCCATGTGATGACTAGACCAACGGCCGGATttttgggccacaacacatgcattatggggcctacatgatgaatggtcctgatcttGATCAGGCCCACCATATGGATGATCGTGTAAGAGTTCTTCCTGGGCCCAAGAATCACAATGGGTCCACTCATCAAGATGGACCGTTGGCAATCTTTTTAAAACCATCCATTGTTAGGATATCTGCTCCCCACTAGATGAAATAAACGGCTATGATGCTTCACACGTGTCCCGagtggccacatgtgtggactttGAGAAAAGCCCAATCTCCTAATACTGAATTGTTTCTCTTGCTGGTTGCAGGGCATTTCTGGGCAGCGTCAGTGACTATTGTGCGCATCATGCGAAATGCCCCATCCTCATAGTTAAACCCCCCAAGTGAGGCATACCATCCACGTGTGCCATCACATGCTAGATCTGTAGATAGGTGtggcatccaagccgttcatcaggtaggtcTAACTAGGTAGATGCacatgcccaaaaatcaggctggcctgctcatcaggtgggctccaatgTTGGAAACATGTAGACGGCTTAGAAAACTTCAGTCAGTTTTCCTCCATGGTGGGGAcaccctgatggatggattggatgtggtCAGATTCCTGGGCCAGGACATGTACATGGTGGGGACAccctgatggatggactggatgtgCTGCCTATGTGGCATGCTGGAACACGTGGTGGTGTGTACATGGTCTGCCTTATAGACTTGTGTGAAAGTTCATGGACtgtgtgtgatgtatatgcgttGGAGAAacagttttatttatttacttatatcAGTTAAGACTTATTTTCTTAAGTAAAGGTGGGCCTATTTCTGATGGACGGCCCTAATACTCACAAGTATTAAATGGTCAAAGATTTGAATGTTACCACctaatattgtttttttttttttccctccatccacGGCAAGTTCCATCCTATAAAAGGtttgaatcattgatagatatgaCAATGTCTTTTAACAATATAAAGTGGGTGGATGGGAACCACTTACAAGTGTCTTTAAAACATCCATCCTCTTTTGTATaagaggtggcccacttgatgaatggacttGGCCATCACTTCACTCACGATGTCCTCAAGGATAACCCATTACTTCACCAAATTCTCGAGGAACAACCATGCCAACTCCTCTAATGTGCAATCCGTAGCTCTTCTATGCTGTAGTTAGCTAGTTTTTTCACTCTGTGTTTTGTGCTGTCGCTACAGTGTCTTCGAACTCGCCATGCTGAACGAGCTTCCCTACTCAAGGATCGAGTCATCGTGTCATGCCAATCTAGCAATTTGTGCTGTAGTTCACCCCATTTAGGTATATAGAGCCAATCTTGGTGACTAAGggcgggattaggagggataggatggattttaaggtaatgatggtggtgtgagtggattggtttaagatccatgggattgctatatcccgggacaagttcattgggtctgtttggcatgcccggcatatcctaggattttaccttccaatccgtccaaccaagggatgggatggattttaaggtaatgatggtgatgtcagtggattgttttaagatccatgggattgcttatatcccgggacaagttcattgggtttgtttggcacgccagcatatctcgggattttaccttccaatccgtccaaccaagggatgggatggatttgaaggtaatgatggtgatgtcagtggattgttttaagatccatgggattgcttatatcccgggacaagttcatcaggtctgtttggctcgtcatgcatatcctgggatatcgcgatcccatccctcctaataccgtgggatcggtccggccaaacaggatCTAAGAGGTCATCCTACACCTGGAATGTCTTTCCCTCCTTAGCAATCTCTATCAAGCTCTTCACCATTGAGTCATGCCCCAACCCTACCTCAATAGAGTTGAGCAAATGAGGCCAACTCTGCCTTCCTACTTAGGGCATCTACCAACCAGTTGGTCCTCTTGGGCTGGTGCCTCAGCATGTTGAACTCTGCCAAAAAAATCCTACCATTGTGCTTGCCTTGTGCTCAACTTCTTTGGAGACTGAAATAAAAACCACTGTAAATCTGTAATCCTTTGAGTTGATTCACAGTTGTTACTTAGGGCATTAGCCACCTTGTTAGCCATCCGAGGCCGGTAGTCCACCATGTTGAACTCCGCCAATAAGTCTCACTAGCACGCTTTCTTCGGGCTCAACTTCTTCTGAGACTCGAAGCAACTCATGGCCACTAGTCCGTTGTCACCACAAATCTAGATCCCAAAAGATGGTATCTGCAAGTTCTGAAGCAATACACCATAACCGTAATATCCTTCTGTTATACAATGTAGCACTGGAGCTGGGCAGGttcgggtcacccagtaactcaactCAAGTCGACCCGAAATCCGACtcgtatatattaaaaaataataatcccaTATTTGACATTTCAGATCTGAGATgctgtgtagctgatggagaggctgcaattccggCAGGTGCACCTAGGTTCCGAGTTATGATTTCAGCCTGCGGATACCCGCTgcacccgacccgactcggtgcTGACTCGACCTGACTTGGTACCTATGACCGGGTCAGACTTGATCCAGATTAGACTCGACCTGACTTGGTACCTATGACCGGGTTAGACTTGAtccagattagtccaggccagacccagaATCGGATCGGGTTAGGTCTGCAGGACTCAGTAACAAGTAGGGtcgagttgggtcagccctaactcaatcCGAGTCAGCTCGATGCCAAGCTCTATGTAGCACTGCTCAATATCGCTGAGCTTCCTGCTCTCATAAGCAATGTAGTGCCCCTCTTACATGATTACTCCCTCAATGGCAAAGTTAGATACATCCAACCGCACTTGGAATGGCTTAGTTTGATGGGGCTAGACTTACTAAGATAGAAGGGACTGTCCAAGAGCGAAGCAAGCTGGGATGATGTCAACACTCCATGGCAGTTTGAAGGCCACATATAGAGGTTTATTAAAGAAGGTTTAACGAGAGCATTAAAACAGTAGGTGGGGCAGGACCTAACCAATTTTTGCCTTCTTTGTAAATTAAGATTTGTGTAGAGATTCCTAGAACTGGGTAGAGTTGTGTATAGATTCCTACAACTAGGGCTAGAAATCTCTAGGAGCATTTTGCGCTAGACTTTTGTTGATTCCACTAATTCGAAAAAATTCAGCTACCCTGGCTCAGGCCCCTAATTTAAATGCATGAGGCTCAAGCAAATCTCCAACTGGCTCATTTGCCCTAGCTAGATGGGGTCCAGAATCATTCTTAAATGGGAAGGgagttgatactctggcaaagtacAACGCTTGATGCACAAACTCACTATTGCTCAGTTATTCCCAATATGAGAATGGCAACCTCTCTTTTATTGTTTGTGGAGATGAGCCCACAACATGTCCCACCTATCTGATGCTCAGAAAATCAAATGAGTGTAAATTTTTGGctaatgatacatctaaaccaGGACCCATGATTAGGGCAGTTTCATTTGAGTTACCTGTATGACAGGTATGCAATTTCTGAGCATTTTATAAGTACCTGCAAATCATCCATCAccccctgccagagtatcaaagctttctcCTTTCAAATAGCCCTGAAGAATGGTAAAAGATGGTGAGGGTTGGCAAGTCAGGCTAGGTCAGGCTAAGGGATGGCCCTGATCAACCAGATGGTGAGGGTAGGCAAGCACCATTTGATGACCTTGACTGTCCACAACTGGGCCCCAACTAAATAAAGACCATTGATGATAACTAACTATTTCCACGACTCCACACCAACAGCTGGGATCATTTCAAGGGGAATGTAGAGGTATCATGTCACATCCCACTGAGAGGCCGACCAGACGAACAGCTTCCATTACCTAAGGCT
Coding sequences:
- the LOC131249169 gene encoding universal stress protein A-like protein isoform X1, translating into MESGRLESEEQRQEGESGGIPVNKKKMEVLVAIDESEGSFYALKWVLDRLFPSSSPSDQQAQERPTLILLHVQQPFQHYIFPAGPAVYATSTVVESVRKAQEQNSSLLLARALEACQGRMIEIETLILDGDPKDMICQAAEQHHVDLVVVGSRGLGKIKRAFLGSVSDYCAHHAKCPILIVKPPK
- the LOC131249169 gene encoding universal stress protein A-like protein isoform X2, translated to MESGRLESEEQRQEGESGGIPVNKKKMEVLVAIDESEGSFYALKWVLDRLFPSSSPSDQQAQERPTLILLHVQQPFQHYIFPAGPAVYATSTVVESVRKAQEQNSSLLLARALEACQGRMVEIETLILDGDPKDMICQAAEQHHVDLVVVGSRGLGKIKRAFLGSVSDYCAHHAKCPILIVKPPK